Below is a genomic region from Persephonella sp..
AAAAACTTTTAAAAAATTATGTTTATAATAAATAACATCTCTTGCATTAGACTTTGCAATTTCTAATGCAGTTTCATCTATATCGTTACCTATTTTTTTAGCTTCGGTTTGTTTGGTTAAAAAAATGCCATAACCACATGCAGGATCAAAGATAACAGTTTTTTTATCAATATGCGATTTTATAAATTTCCAAGCTATATTAACATAGGCAGGTAAAGTATAAAAAGCACCTTTATTTATTAGACTGATTTTATCCAAATGATAAGGCGATATTTGATGTCTATTGCTTAGCATGATTTTTTTATTTTATCACATAGGAATATTCCATAGAATTTCTTTTTATATCTATATTAGTTCCCATAACAGAAATCAAATTATCCTAAATAACCCTTTACTGCAAATATAATGTCTATTATATTTGTTTTTGCAATGTTATATAATAATATATATTGCAAAAGAGGTGAAAGATGAAAGGAAAGATAATTTACAGATTTGGTGATGAGGTTCTAAAACAGATAGAAGATTTTCCAAACTACGCCGTAAGTAATAAAGGATTTATATACAGAGGAATAAAACATGGACTTCTTGAAAACAGCTATTTCCAGTTCAGAATGAAAACTTACAAAAATAAAAATGGTTTTCATACAGTCCAGTTGAGCAACAACGGAAAAAGAAAACTATTTTTTGTTCACAGGCTTGTAGGTGAATATTTTGTGGAGAACAGGAATAATGGAAAATACATTCTGCATATTGATGGAAACAGGGATAACAACCATTGTGAAAATCTAAAATGGATGTCTTTTCCCCCAGGAAAGAAAAA
It encodes:
- a CDS encoding HNH endonuclease, with the protein product MKGKIIYRFGDEVLKQIEDFPNYAVSNKGFIYRGIKHGLLENSYFQFRMKTYKNKNGFHTVQLSNNGKRKLFFVHRLVGEYFVENRNNGKYILHIDGNRDNNHCENLKWMSFPPGKKKEMKVSRKKDILSIAVDPDFKEKILKMAEKEGKTVSQFIRNILEKHIEEE